The Candidatus Thermoplasmatota archaeon genome segment AGCATATAGGTGAGTTGGTGTCAGCTGGTTTGGATGAGGTAAGGTTTCATCCTATGCCAAATTATTGGAGTGAAATTGAAAAAAGTCCTATAATATCAGCTATTAAAAATGCTTTGAAGACTGATATTGATGTTGCTTTTGAAATACCATCTTTGCCTAATATGGAACGTGAAATGTTTTCCCTTATCAGATGGGCTGAGGGTAATGGTCTTAGTTGGGTTAATTTGAATGAGCTTGAGTATTCTGAGCGTAACTGTGATGCTTTGTCTCTTCGAAACTATGTTGTTAAAAATGATATTTCAGCTGCTGTTAAAGGAAGTCAGGAGACAGCGTTAAAAGTTCTTAGTATGGTTTCTAAAGAAGATTTTAGGGTTGGTGTTCATTATTGTTCCTCGTCTTTCAAGGATGGTATCCAGCTTAGAAACAGGATAATGAGAAGGGCTAATAATGTTGCTCGTGGGCATGAGGTTATTAGCGACGATGGGACTTTAATAAAAGGAGCGATTTATAGCAAAAAAGAATCTTTACAGAAACTCTTTTTGTCTCTTAAAAGGGAGTTTAAGATAAGCAGTGAGCATCTATTTATTAATAAAAAGAAAAATAGAGTTGAGGTTGGTATTTGGGTCCTAGAAAAAATCGCTCCTGTTTTGAAAAAACGTGGTTTAGAATGCTATATGGTTGAGGAGTATCCTACCGCAGATGCTTTAGAAGTAGAAAGAGTACCGATGCCGATATAAGTTTTTGTTTGGGTTTTTATATGAAATTACAATTCCAGAATGATTAAAACAACCAGTTATTGTCTTCTCTTATTACTTTGTAGTTTGATTTGCGTTTTTTTGTTTTCTTCTGAAGGTCTGACAGTTGGGCATTTCCCGATTTTATTTCTCTATAGCCTGTATATACAACTTTTCTTGTCCACGGGTCTCTTTTTCTTATTTTATAATCAGAGCCTCTGCCAGTTCTTTCTACTTCATAACCAGAAAATCTTGCGTTCATTTCAAAACGTTCTTCAGCCCTTTTTCCTCTTGCTCTATTCTCTGCGATAACTTCTCTTTTAATTTCCTTTTTAGGTATCTTTTTTCCCCACACATCTCTTTTAATCATTCTGCCGTATAAATCACGTGGCATATTGATGTAATATTTTAGTTTATAGAAATAATTTTTCCTTCCATTTAAGCATCTACAAATTCTGCATTTAATTATTGTTTTTGATAAGTACTTGAAATACTACTTCCTGGCATTGTTAATGTAAGTGTTTTATCCTCATTGGAAAATGCAAAATCAAGAGATGTAATCATTTCGCCATTACTTGTTGAAAATACTAATTTACCATCTTTTATTTCCCATTTACCTCCGGCAGAGAGAAATCCCGCACCTGATGTAAACGTTCCATCAGAAAAAAATGTAATGGTATCAATATCTGATAGACCTCTCCATGTTCCTACAAATCTTTTATCTGAAAATAACTCATTGCATCCACTCAACCCAACAACAAGTAATAATACAATTATTCCAACTATTATGATTTGTTTTTTAATATTATCATCCCCAAATTAATGTTATTAATAAAATTACAATTATTGCAATACCTATCGCTATATAGTATTGATATTTCCAAATCCAACCAAGTTTAGCTTGTTCTTCTAGATGGATTTTACTCATAGGATCCATTTCTAAAAAAGTTTCTAAAGCGTCTTTTTGATATTCTACTAAATCTGAATAACAACCTAAACATAATTTTTTATTATCTAATTCATAAAAAATAGTAGTTTCCTTGCCACATTCTGAACATTTCATTTTTTCCCTCAAAAATTATTAACCAAGCATGCTACTAACATAAACATATACAATTGCTGATATTACCATAAATATTACAATTACTAAACTAATGTAGAATCCATATAACCCATTTATGTCTCCATGCTTCTTAGAGATATAACCTAAAATCAAAGCGATTATACCTAAAGTCAAACCGATAAATCTATTAAAAAAGAATAAAACAAAAAATCCAATTATTGCTAAAATAAGAGAGGCCATACCCATATTCTTATAATCCTTAATTTCTACCATTTTTCATCCCTCAGACTGCATTTTCAAAACAATTACTACTTTATAAATCCTCAGACTACCTCCTGCGCCCTACTTACTAGAGTATGTTATAAGAAATCTTTAACTGATAAGGTTTTTATATGTGACCTACATTCCAAGCTTTACATTCTATAAAAGGAATATATCTATGAAGGCTTCTAAAAGGAGGCTAAAACATGGCGATATATGTAAGATTTAAAGCACCAAAAGAACTACAGGATTTAGCCTATGAGTTGGTAGAAAAAGCTCGAGATAATGGGAAGATATGTAAGGGGGCTAATGAAACCACGAAACAGGTTGAACGTGGACAGGCAAAGCTTGTTGTTATGGCTGAGGATGTTTCTCCTGAGGAGATACTTGCTCATATGCCTATGCTTTGTGAAGAGA includes the following:
- a CDS encoding radical SAM protein, producing MSKVVSLLKESAYKAPLSPACRMCAKGSKLVVLITGLCPAKCFYCPLSFEKGGKDRIFADEWELDDENDTKKLMREAEYIEATGAGITGGDPLVVWRRTKKYISLLKKNFGESFHIHLYTSGLRNGEHIGELVSAGLDEVRFHPMPNYWSEIEKSPIISAIKNALKTDIDVAFEIPSLPNMEREMFSLIRWAEGNGLSWVNLNELEYSERNCDALSLRNYVVKNDISAAVKGSQETALKVLSMVSKEDFRVGVHYCSSSFKDGIQLRNRIMRRANNVARGHEVISDDGTLIKGAIYSKKESLQKLFLSLKREFKISSEHLFINKKKNRVEVGIWVLEKIAPVLKKRGLECYMVEEYPTADALEVERVPMPI
- the rpl7ae gene encoding 50S ribosomal protein L7Ae encodes the protein MAIYVRFKAPKELQDLAYELVEKARDNGKICKGANETTKQVERGQAKLVVMAEDVSPEEILAHMPMLCEEKNIPYTYVPSKEQLGIAAGMNVSTTAVAILNPGKEKAGIENIVKKIEAVKKQG